One Choloepus didactylus isolate mChoDid1 chromosome 8, mChoDid1.pri, whole genome shotgun sequence DNA window includes the following coding sequences:
- the LOC119542588 gene encoding LOW QUALITY PROTEIN: cyclin-D1-binding protein 1-like (The sequence of the model RefSeq protein was modified relative to this genomic sequence to represent the inferred CDS: substituted 2 bases at 2 genomic stop codons) gives MFGICVLQLSWGRAFQETKQNQALVKVLHVPIPPISAAPSVDLPLEQLRYLAVELRLLMTRVRVSEARKTTEEFNREKFWKRLNDAAENVSREATNLTVFSXLPLSSPQKTQMCCEKVHAAIKAITAVYYSLPKDQGITLRKLVRSATLDIVDGMAQLLEVLSITPAQSPENKDLISCSSVWVACEQMPQTPRDNKAAALLMLTKSVNFVKDALEEMECTVEECDPYSGLLNDSEEDNSDNPDNEEEDVLGFPNNRDIYWSEEDQELIIPCLALVKASKACLKKIRISVAENGKKDQVAQLDDIVDISDEISPSVDDLALSIYPPMCYLTVXINSVKLVSILKKALEITKASHVTPQPEDSWIPLLVSAVDHCMNRIKELTQNELEL, from the exons ATGTTTGGCATCTGTGTGCTGCAGCTCTCCTGGGGTCGAGCCTTTCAAGAAACCA AACAAAACCAGGCCCTGgtgaaagttctg catgtgcccattcccccCATATCCGCGGCCCCCAGCGTGGATCTGCCTTTGGAGCAGCTCCGGTACTTGGCAGTGGAGCTGCGGCTGCTCATGACTCGAGTGCGGGTTAGCGAAGCCCGGAAGACCACAGAGGAGTTTAATCGGGAGAAGTTTTGGAAAAGACTCAATGACGCAGCTGAGAATGTGTCGAGGGAAGCCACGAATCTGACCGTCTTCTCTTGACTTCCACTGTCGTCTCCACAGAAAACTCAGATGTGCTGTGAGAAAGTCCATGCTGCCATCAAGGCAATTACTGCAGTGTACTATTCACTTCCCAAGGATCAGGGAATCACTCTACGAAAGCTGGTACGGAGTGCTACTCTGGATATTGTGGATGGCATGGCCCAGCTTTTGGAAGTGCTTTCTATCACTCCAGCTCAAAGCCCAGAGAACAAGGATCTTATTTCCTGCAGCAGTGTCTGGGTTGCATGCGAGCAGATGCCTCAGACACCAAGAGATAACAAAGCTGCAGCCCTTTTAATGCTGACAAAGAGTGTGAATTTTGTGAAAGATGCACTAGAGGAAATGGAGTGCACTGTGGAAGAATGTGACCCTTACTCTGGCCTCTTGAATGACTCTGAGGAGGACAACTCTGATAACCCTGATAATGAGGAGGAGGATGTGTTGGGGTTTCCAAATAATCGGGACATATACTGGTCAGAGGAAGATCAAGAACTCATAATCCCATGCCTTGCCCTGGTGAAAGCATCCAAAGCCTGTCTGAAGAAAATCCGGATCTCAGTGGCAGAGAATGGGAAGAAGGACCAGGTGGCCCAGCTGGACGACATTGTAGATATTTCTGATGAGATCAGCCCCAGTGTGGATGATTTGGCTCTGAGCATATATCCCCCTATGTGCTACCTGACAGTGTGAATCAATTCTGTGAAACTTGTATCCATTTTAAAGAAGGCACTTGAAATTACAAAAGCAAGTCATGTGACCCCTCAGCCAGAAGATAGTTGGATCCCTTTACTCGTCAGTGCAGTAGATCATTGCATGAACAGAATCAAGGAACTCACTCAGAATGAACTTGAATTATGA